A DNA window from Lagenorhynchus albirostris chromosome 5, mLagAlb1.1, whole genome shotgun sequence contains the following coding sequences:
- the LOC132520770 gene encoding RAD52 motif-containing protein 1-like, with product NLAGVGAELWTHGRGLAIFSQFGLLYSVRVFPDAAVAGPGFYAIIKFYSARDAHRAQKACDQKQLFQTSPVKVRLGTRYKAIQHNTPALNGSRYQELANYYFGFNRWSKRIIRLQDLSNLEEREKEDIVTPLPKQSLKFFCALEAVLPSHECRSPGVGMAEEPVDNLEEGSLSFLMKRKLTQKVAIQKAMRDAFQKQLIVVLESGKTAVACRSCEEVTDARTEEELQDLIQVCGDKSSRGTQPA from the coding sequence AACCTTGCTGGTGTGGGAGCTGAGCTCTGGACCCATGGCCGAGGCCTTGCAATCTTCTCCCAGTTTGGCCTTCTGTATTCGGTCCGAGTCTTCCCAGATGCAGCAGTGGCCGGTCCTGGGTTCTATGCCATCATCAAGTTTTATTCAGCAAGGGATGCCCACAGAGCCCAAAAGGCATGCGACCAGAAGCAGCTTTTTCAGACATCTCCAGTGAAGGTTCGTCTCGGCACCAGATATAAGGCGATTCAACATAATACGCCTGCCCTAAATGGCTCCAGATACCAAGAATTGGCAAATTACTACTTTGGTTTCAAtaggtggtcaaaaaggatcatcAGGCTTCAGGATCTTTCTAAccttgaagaaagggaaaaggaagatatTGTGACACCACTTCCCAAGCAAAGCCTGAAGTTCTTTTGTGCTTTAGAGGCGGTATTGCCCTCCCACGAGTGCAGGAGTCCCGGAGTTGGCATGGCTGAGGAACCTGTGGATAACTTGGAGGAAGGGTCGTTATCATTCCTTATGAAAAGGAAGCTAACCCAGAAGGTTGCTATTCAGAAGGCTATGAGAGATGCATTCCAGAAACAGCTGATTGTGGTTTTAGAAAGTGGTAAAACAGCTGTGGCATGTAGATCGTGTGAAGAGGTCACAGATGCTAGAACTGAAGAAGAACTGCAGGATTTAATTCAAGTATGTGGAGATAAAAGCTCAAGGGGTACACAGCCAGCGTAG